A window of Diospyros lotus cultivar Yz01 chromosome 14, ASM1463336v1, whole genome shotgun sequence contains these coding sequences:
- the LOC127790418 gene encoding uncharacterized protein LOC127790418, whose amino-acid sequence MPHRTRPMAGLLLFTGLNVVLVSTITPVYDFVCFLPYWERRRERCRQEREVALAKGSNQHKLVS is encoded by the exons ATGCCACATAGAACTCGACCTATGGCCGGACTCTTGTTGTTTACTGGTCTTAATGTTGTATTGGTCTCAACCATAACTCCAGTCTATGATTTTGTCTGCTTTCTTCCATACTGGGAAAGAAGG AGAGAGCGTTGTCGCCAAGAGCGTGAAGTTGCTTTGGCTAAGGGATCTAACCAACATAAGTTGGTTTCCTAG